The nucleotide window ACCGATATCGGCGCGAACCGTATCTTCTATGCCTCGCCCGACACCGGCACGGTGCAGAACGCGCAGGGGCAGCGCGACGTGCGCTTCATCGACACGGTGCGCCTGAACGGCAAGCCCTATGTCTATCGTAACGAGGATACCGGCTGGATCTGGCCGCCCTATTTCAAATACGACAGCTCGAACCTGCATGCGCGGGCGACGGACATGCGCTCGACCGCGGCCAGTCCGGAATGGGTCAGCGTGACCTCTTACGGCTGGCGCATCTCCTGGTTGTCGATCTATCCCAACGCCATCTCGGTGAAGCCGGTGGCGGGGCCCGAGGTCAAGCCCTTCAACTGGGCGGCGCAGATCATCCTGCTGGTGCTGGGGGCGCTGCTGTTCCTGCTCTGGCGCATGTGGAACCAGTTCCGCGAGCGCACCATCGACCCCGCGGTGCGCTCCGCCGACGAGACCTGGGACCGGATCGACGCCCGGGCCGACGCGGCGCGCGACCGGGCGCGCGGGCGCATGCGGCGCTGGTGGGACGGGCTGCGGGGGCGCTGAGCGATGGAGCGCAAGAACCCCGGCACCGATTTCCGCCTCGACTGGTTCGAGACCATCCAGGTCAACACGCCGGCGGCCGAGCGCCGCGCCGCAAGCCTGGCCGCGCGCCGCAGCCTGAAAAAGGAATGGCAGGCGGCCTGGCTTCTGAACGCGGTAGGTTGCATCGACCTGACCACGCTGTCGGGCGACGACACGCCCGACCGCGTGGCCCGGCTTTGCGCCAAGGCGCGCCAGCCCGTCGATGCCGGTCAGTTGGCGGCGCTGGGGGTCGATCACCTGACCACCGGCGCGGTCTGCGTCTATCCGACCATGGTGGCGGCGGCGAAACGGGCGCTGGCCGGCACGGCGATCCCCGTCGCCTCGGTCGCGACCGGCTTTCCGGCCGGGCTGATGCCGCTTGACCTGCGGCTGGCCGAGATCCGCTATGCACTGGACCAGGGCGCGGACGAGATCGACATCGTCATTTCCCGTGCGCTGGTGCTGCGCGGCGAATGGGCGGCGCTTTACGACGAGATCTGCGACATGCGCGAGGCTTGCGGCCATGCCCGGATGAAGGCGATCCTGGCGACGGGCGAGCTCAAGACCCTGGGCAATGTCGCCAAGGCCAGCCATGTCGCCATGCAGGCCGGCGCCGATTTCATCAAGACCTCGACCGGGAAAGAGCCGGTGAACGCCACGCTGCCGGTCAGCTTGGTCATGTTGCGCGCGATCCGCGACTATCGTGACCAGACCGGCTTTGCCGTCGGCTTCAAGCCGGCCGGCGGGTTGAAAACCGCCAGGGACGCGCTGAACTGGCAGGTGCTGATGGCCGAGGAGCTGGGCCGCGACTGGCTGCGGCCGGATCTGTTCCGCATCGGCGCCAGCTCGCTTCTGGCCGATATCGAGCGGCAGATCTCCCATCACGTCACCGGGCGCTATGCCGGCGCCCATCGTCTGGCCGCGGGGTGAACATGCCGAAGGTAAGCGAAATCATGGAAAGCATGGAATACGGCCCCGCGCCCGAGGATGCCTCTGCCGTCCGCGACTGGCTGCGCGAACGCGGCCGCTTCGGCCATTTCATCGCCGGACGTTTCACCCGGCCGGGCGAGACCTTTGCCAGCCGCGACCCCTCGACCGGCGAAGAACTGGCGCAGGTCACGCAAGGCACCGCCCGCGACGTGATGAAGGCGGTGCGCGCCGCCCGCCGGGCGCAGCGCGGCTGGGGCGCCATGCCCGGCCATGTGCGGGCGCGCTTTCTGTATGCCATCGCGCGCACCATCCAGAAGCGCGAACGCTTCCTGGCGGTGCTGGAGACGCTGGACAACGGCAAGCCGATCCGCGAAAGCCGCGACATCGACGTGCCGCTGGTGGTGCGGCATTTCTACCATCACGCCGGCTGGGCCGAGCTGGCCGAGACCGAATTTCCCGGCCATGGCCCGCTGGGCGTCTGCGGCCAGATCATCCCCTGGAACTTTCCGCTGCTGATGCTGGCCTGGAAGGTGGCGCCGGCCCTGGCCGCCGGCAATACCGTGGTGCTGAAGCCGGCCGAATACACGCCGCTGACCGCGCTGGCCTTTGCCGAGATCTGCGCCCATGTCGGGCTGCCCGCCGGGGTGGTCAACATCGTCACCGGCGACGGCGAGACCGGCGCGGCGCTGGTCGAGGCACCGGTGGACAAGATCGCCTTCACCGGCTCGACCGAGGTCGGGCGCGGCATCGCCCGCGCCGTCGCGGGTTCGGGCAAGCGGCTGACGCTGGAGCTGGGCGGCAAGTCGCCCTTCGTGGTCATGGAGGATGCCGACCTGGACGCCGCCATCGAGGGCGTGGTCGATTCGATCTGGTTCAACCAGGGCGAGGTCTGCTGCGCCGGCTCGCGCATCCTGGTCGCCGAATCGGTCGCCGCGCGGTTCGAGGCGCTGCTGCGGGCCCGGATGCAGAGCCTGCGCCTCGGCCCGCCGCTCGACAAATCCACCGATATCGGCGCCATCGTCGATCCGGTGCAAAAGGATCGTATCCTGCGCATCCTCGACCGGGCGACCGCCGCCGGGGCGGAGCTGGTCGGCGGCGCGCCGGCGGCGGGCTGTTTCATCGCGCCGGGTTATCTGCGCAACATCGCGCCCGCCAATCCCGGCATGGTCGAGGAGATCTTCGGCCCCATCGCCACGCTGTCCACCTTTCGCACCGCGGACGAGGCGGCGGATCTGGCCAACAACACCCGCTATGGGCTGGCAGCCTCGGTCTGGTCGGAAAGCGCCACGGTGGCGACCGACATGGCGGCGCGGATCAAGGCCGGCGTGGTCTGGGTGAATTGCGCCAACCTGTTCGACGCCGCCGCGCCCTTTGGCGGGATGCGCGATTCGGGCTATGGCCGCGAAGGCGGGCGCGAGGGGATGCTGGATTATCTTACCGCCGCCGTCGCCGCGCAGCGCGACCCGGTGCCGGCGGAGATCGCCCCGGTCGAGGCGCCCGAGGACAGCGCCGGGATCGACCGCACCGTCAAGCATTACATCGGCGGCGCGCAGAAGCGGCCGGATGGCGGTGCCAGCTACCTGGCGCAGGACGAGCTGGTGCCGCTGGGCAATCGCAAGGACATCCGCAACGCCGTCGAGGCGGCGGGGTCCGCGCTGGCGAAATGGCAGGGCCTGGGCGGCCACGGCCGGGCGCAGGTGCTGTATTTCCTGGCCGAAAACCTGGCGCAGCGCCGCGCCGAATTCGCCGGCTTCGCCAGTCCGGCCGAGGTCGATGCCGCCATCCGCCGCTGCTTCTTCTATGCCGGTTTCGCCGACAAATACGACGGCGCCACGGTTGCGGCCAAGCCCGGCCACCTGTGCCATGTGCAGCCCGAGCCGCATGGCGTCATGGGACTGGTCGCGCCCACGGCCGCGCCGCTGGCGGGGTTCATGGCGCTGGTGCTGCCGGCCATCGCCATGGGCAATGCCGTGGTGGCGATCCCGTCGCAGGACCGGCCGATGGCGGCGCTGACGCTGGCGCAGGTTCTGGCCTGCTCGGACGTGCCGGGCGGTGTGGTGAACATCGTCAGCGGTCCGCGTGATGCGCTGGCGGGGGCGCTTGCCGCGCATGACGGCGTCTCGGCGATCTGGCATGCCGGGCAGGGCGAGGGGCTGGCCGAGGTGCAGCGCACCGCGGCCGAGACCCTGATCCCGGTCTGGACGCCCGAGCCGCGCGATTGGACCGATGCGAAGGCGCAAGGCCGGGAATTCCTGCGCGCCGCCAGCCGCAGCAAGACCATCTGGCTGCCCTATGGCGCGCTTCCCGCCGGCACCGGCAGCGCGGCTTACTAGCAGCGCTTGCCCTGCGCCGGTTCCGGCCGGCGCGGGCATTGTCATCATCCTGGGCCAAGGACACGATCCGGCAGTCTCGGCATCGGAGCAGCAAGCATGTATGTCCCCCCGCATTTCCACGAGATCCGCCCCGACGAAATCGCCGCGATCATCGAGACCGCGCCTTTGGCCTGCATCGTGGCGCAGACCGGAAAGGGGCTGGTTGCCAACCATATCCCGCTGCTGGCCGCCCCGGATGGCACGCTGATCGGGCATGTGGCGCTGGCCAACGACATGCACCGGCTGATCGCCGATGGTCAGGAGGTGCTGGCGATCTTCCGGGGCGAGGATGCCTATGTCTCGCCGAATTTCTACCCGAGCAAGGCCGAGCATCACCGGCACGTCCCGACCTGGAACTATCAGGTGGTCCATGCCTATGGCGCCATCAGCTTCCAGCATGACGACCATGCCAAGCGCGCGGCCGTCGGCCTGCTGACCCGCAAGCACGAGCGCCGCCTGAACGGCACCCAGGCCTGGCGCATGGCCGACGCCCCGGCCGATTACCTGCAGCAGATGCTGAACGGCATCGTCGCCTTCCGCATCGCCCTGCGCCGGACCCTGGCGAAATCGAAGCTCAGCCAGAACCGCGAGCCGCGGGACTATCTGGGCACGATCGCCGGCCTGAAGGCCAGCGGCTATCAGGCGATGGCCGAACGGATGGCCAAGCGCCTGCCCGGCGAGGATTGACAGGCCGGCGCCGCTGGCTTGCCGAAACCCGGCGGACGGGAAGCGACACGGCGCTGGCGGAGGCCGTGCCCGGCAGTCGGCCCGGCCACCGCACCAGCGCCGCCATTTCCCGCCCGGACCCGGCGCGGCCCGGCCGCTGTCAGGCCGCTGTCAGGCCGAGCGCAGCCAGCGCAGCCCGGCCTCGGTCGAGGTACGCGGCGAATATTCCGCCCCCACCCAGCCCTGATAGCCGGAACCGTCGACGGCCCGCAGCAATTCGGCGAAATGGGCATCGCCCTGGCGCGGTTCGTGCCGGCCCGGGCAGCCGGCGACCTGGATGTGCCGCACCCGGCCGGCATGGCGCTGCCAGATCTCCAGCGCGTCGCCATGGATCATCTGCGCCTGGTAGGCGTCGAATTGCAGCCCCAGATTGGCGGCGCCGACCTCCTCGACGATCTCGGCCGCCAGATCGAAGCAGTCGAGAAAATAGCCCGGCATGTCCTCGCCATTCATCGGCTCGATGGTCAGGCTGGCCTGCGGCGCGCGGGCGCAGGCCCAGCGAAGGTTCGCGACCAGCGTGCGCCGGGCCGCGGCCCCGGCGGCCTTGCCGGCCATCACATGCAGATGCTGCACCCCCAATGCCCGGGCGAAGCGCATGGCCCGGTCGAAATCGCTGCGGAACCGCGCCTCGTTGCCCGGTTCGGCGGCAAAGCCGCGCGGGCCGCCCGCCCAGTTCGGCGGCGGCGTGTTCATCAGCACGAATTCCACCCCCGCCGCCTGCGCGGCCCGGGTCAGTTCCTTGACCGCCAGGTCATAGGGAAACAGGATCTCGACCCCGTGAAAGCCGGCGCGGCGCGCGGCGGCAAAGCGCTGCTGCATCGGCAGCTCGGTGAACAGATAGGTCAGGTTGGCGGCGAATCGCGCCATGGTCAGGGCTCCAGAGGAAAGGCCGTCCCTCCCGATCGCACTTCCATACGCCCGTTTTCGCCGGGCATAGCTGCATCGGCCAGTCGGTAGAATGTCTTGCGGTCGATCAGCGCCCAAAGACCGCGGCGAATATGCACATAGGGCCGGGGTTCCTCGACCGTCCCGCGCAGCGCGATCGCATGCTCGGGACCGGCGATCACCCGGTCGGCCACATTGGTGGTAAAGCTGATCTCCTCCCCGATCTCGGCATCGACGGCGACGAAGGGCGCATCGACCACGCGGATGCCGACCTTTTCGACCGGGGTGACCAGAAAGTAATCGTTACCCTCTCGCTTCAGGATCGAGGCGAAGAGGCGCACCATTTCGGGCCGGCCGATGGGGGTTCCGTTATAGAACCAGCTGCCATCGGCGCGGATTTCCATGTCGAGATCGCCGCAGAAGGGGGGATTCCACAGATGCACGGGCGGCGGACCCTTCTTCGACGCGCGGCTGGCGGCGGCGGCAATTCCGCTCGCATCGCTCACGCTATTGTCAGTCTTTTCCACCATTCCCTGTGGACCCCGTCACACCTGCCTTTATGTTGTCCTAGAGCAGAAACGGGGCGTTGTCATGGCCGAGGATGAAAAACTGGTTTCGGAAATCTTGACGCTGACCGACCGGCTGGCCCAGGTCCGCGCCAGCGTCGAGCGCCGCTTCGTCGGCCAGCATGCGGTGGTCGAGCAGGTGCTGGCCGCGATCCTGTCGGGCGGGCACGCGCTGCTGGTCGGCCAGCCGGGCCTGGGCAAGACCATGCTGGTCGATACGCTGGCCACGGTGCTGGGCCTTGATACCGCGCGCATCCAGTTCACCCCCGACCTGATGCCGGCCGACATCCTGGGCTCCGAGGTGCTGGACATCCGCCCCGACGGCACCCGCGCCTTCCGCTTCATCGAGGGGCCGGTCTTCACCCAGCTGCTGATGGCGGACGAGATCAACCGCGCCAGCCCCCGCACCCAATCCGCGCTGCTGCAGGCCATGCAGGAGAGCGAGGTGACCATCGGCGGCGAACATCGGCCGCTGGGCCGGCCCTTCCACGTCCTTGCCACCCAGAACCCGATCGAGCAGGAGGGCACCTATCCCTTGCCCGAGGCGCAGCTGGACCGTTTCCTGTTGCAGATCGACGTGGATTATCCCGACCGCGACACCGAGCGCGCCATCCTGCTGGCCACCACCGGGGTCGAACAGGGCCGCGCCCATGCGGTCTTCGACGCGGCGGGGCTGGTCGCGGCGCAGGCGCTGATCCGGCGCATGCCGGTGGGCGAGACGGTGCTGAACGCGATCCTTGACCTGGTGCGGGCCGCGCGGCCCGGTGCGCCCGAGGCGCCCGGCTGGATGGCCGACACGCTGGTCTGGGGGCCGGGGCCGCGCGCCGCGCAGGCGCTGACGCTGGTGACGCGGGCGCGGGCGGCGCTGAACGGCCGTTTCGCGCCGACGCTCGACGATGTCGAGGCCATGGCCGCCCCTGTGCTGCGCCACCGCATGGCGCTGAGCTTTGCCGCCCGCGCCCGCGGCGACGGCATCGAGGGCGTGATCGCGCGGCTGGTCGGCGACCGGATGCAGGCGGCCGCGTGAAACCCTCGGCCGACCAGCTGCGCGCCCGGGCCGAGGCCGCCTCGGCGGCGCTGCCGGCGCTGATGCTCTCGGCCGAGCGGCTGGCGGCGGCGCTGGTCGCCGGCGCGCATGGCCAGCGCCGGGCCGGCACCGGCGAGGATTTCTGGCAATACCGCCCCGCCACTGCGGGCGATACGGCGCGCAGCATCGACTGGCGACGCTCGGCCCGCTCGGACGGGCAGTTCGTCCGCGACCGCGAGGCGCAGGTGGCGCAATCGGCGGCGCTTTGGGTCTCGGGCGCGGCGGGCATGGATTACGCGGGCGGCGAGGACCGGCCCAGCAAGCGCGACCGCGCCGATCTGCTGGCGCTGGCCTTGGCGATGGCGTTGCTGGCCGGCAGCGAACGCGTGGCGCTGACCGGCCAGCCGCCGCGCCCCGGCCGCCTGCAGGCCGAGCGCATCGCCGAGGCGCTGATCGCCCGCCAGGCGCTGGACGGCGACGAGGACGCGCCGCCGGCCGAGGCGCTGCGTCCCGGCCAGCGCGTGGTGCTGTTCGACGATTTCCTGGGCGATCCGCAGCCGGTGCTGGACTATCTCGGCCGCGCGGCCAGCCTTGGCGTGCAGGGCGTGCTGATGCAGGTGCTGGACCCGGACGAGGAGGGCTTTCCCTGGGGCGGCGCGGTGCTGTTCCGCTCGGCCTCGGGGGCGCTTCGCCACGACACCCGCGACGCGGCCGGGCTGCGGGGCGCCTATCTGGCGCGGCTGGCCGAGCGGCGCGAACTGCTCCAGCGCGCGGCGCTGACCGCGGGCTGGCATTTCGGCAGCCATGACACCGCCGCGCCGCCGGCGCAGGCGCTGCTGTGGCTCTGGTCGGTGCTGGAGGGCTGATGCTGGTCCTGGGCCCCCTCGGCTTCCTGACCCCCTGGCTGCTGGCGGCGCTGGCGGCGTTGCCGGTGCTGTGGCTGATCCTGCGCGCCATGCCGCCGTCGCCCAAGCTGGTGCGGTTTCCGGGCACCCGGCTGCTTCTGGGCCTCAAGGATCCGCATCCGGTGGCGCGGCATACGCCGTGGTGGCTGCTGCTGCTGCGGGTGCTGGCGATCGCGGCGCTGATCCTGGGCTTTGCCGGGCCGGTCTGGAAGCCGTCGCCGGACCAGGGCGGGCAGGGGCCGCTGCTGATCGTCATGGATGCCGGCTGGGCCGCGGCGCCCGACTGGCCGCAGCGGCAGGAGCGGGCCTTGCGGGCGCTGGATCAGGCCGCGGCGGCGGGCCAGCCGGCAGCGCTGATGGTCGCGGACGGCCGGGCCGAGGGGGCGCTGGCCTTCCAGCCCGCTTCCGAGCTTGCCGGGCAATTGCGCGCCCTGCGCCCCGCCGCGTGGGAGACGCGCTATCCCGCCGACCCCGATGCGGCGCTGGCCGAGGCGCCGGCGGCGCTGTCGGTGCTCTGGCTCAGCGACGGGCTGGACCATGACGGCCGCGCCGACTGGCTGGCGGCGCTGTCGGGCCGGGGCCGGGTGACGGTGGTGCCGCCGCAGGGCCCGCGCCTGGCGCTGGAACCCGTTGCCGGCGACCGGCCGGCGCTGCGGCTGCGCGTGACCGGCGGCGGTCCGGTGCCCGAGGTGCTGGCCATGGGCCTCGACCCGCAGGGCGTCCCGCGCGAACTGGCCCGGCTGAAGCCCGGGGTGCCCGAGAGCGGCGTCCAGGGCGGCGTCGCCAGCTATCTCATCCCGATCACCCTGCCGTCCGAATTGCGCAACCGCATCACCCGCTTCGAGGTCGAGGGCCAGGTTTCGGCCGGGGCGGTGGTGCTGGCCGATGACAGCATGCGCCGCCGCAAGGTGGCGCTGGTCGGCGACGACCGCGCCAGAGAAGGGCAGCGGCTGCTGTCGCCCATGCATTACCTGCGCCGGTCGCTCGCCCCCTCGACCGACCTGATCGAGGGTGGGCTGGGCGATGTGCTGCAGGCCTCGCCCGACGTGATCGTGATCGCCGACCAGCTTGGTCTGGCCGAACAGGCCGAGCTGCGCGATTGGGTGGAAGCCGGCGGGCTGCTGGTGCGGTTCTCCGGCCCGCGCATGGCGGCCTCGGAC belongs to Paracoccus sp. TOH and includes:
- a CDS encoding DUF1523 family protein; protein product: MRWFLTVLGVIFGIAVFSFLDYTLPSKQTVRITNTYNRLTDIGANRIFYASPDTGTVQNAQGQRDVRFIDTVRLNGKPYVYRNEDTGWIWPPYFKYDSSNLHARATDMRSTAASPEWVSVTSYGWRISWLSIYPNAISVKPVAGPEVKPFNWAAQIILLVLGALLFLLWRMWNQFRERTIDPAVRSADETWDRIDARADAARDRARGRMRRWWDGLRGR
- the deoC gene encoding deoxyribose-phosphate aldolase, whose amino-acid sequence is MERKNPGTDFRLDWFETIQVNTPAAERRAASLAARRSLKKEWQAAWLLNAVGCIDLTTLSGDDTPDRVARLCAKARQPVDAGQLAALGVDHLTTGAVCVYPTMVAAAKRALAGTAIPVASVATGFPAGLMPLDLRLAEIRYALDQGADEIDIVISRALVLRGEWAALYDEICDMREACGHARMKAILATGELKTLGNVAKASHVAMQAGADFIKTSTGKEPVNATLPVSLVMLRAIRDYRDQTGFAVGFKPAGGLKTARDALNWQVLMAEELGRDWLRPDLFRIGASSLLADIERQISHHVTGRYAGAHRLAAG
- a CDS encoding aldehyde dehydrogenase family protein, with protein sequence MPKVSEIMESMEYGPAPEDASAVRDWLRERGRFGHFIAGRFTRPGETFASRDPSTGEELAQVTQGTARDVMKAVRAARRAQRGWGAMPGHVRARFLYAIARTIQKRERFLAVLETLDNGKPIRESRDIDVPLVVRHFYHHAGWAELAETEFPGHGPLGVCGQIIPWNFPLLMLAWKVAPALAAGNTVVLKPAEYTPLTALAFAEICAHVGLPAGVVNIVTGDGETGAALVEAPVDKIAFTGSTEVGRGIARAVAGSGKRLTLELGGKSPFVVMEDADLDAAIEGVVDSIWFNQGEVCCAGSRILVAESVAARFEALLRARMQSLRLGPPLDKSTDIGAIVDPVQKDRILRILDRATAAGAELVGGAPAAGCFIAPGYLRNIAPANPGMVEEIFGPIATLSTFRTADEAADLANNTRYGLAASVWSESATVATDMAARIKAGVVWVNCANLFDAAAPFGGMRDSGYGREGGREGMLDYLTAAVAAQRDPVPAEIAPVEAPEDSAGIDRTVKHYIGGAQKRPDGGASYLAQDELVPLGNRKDIRNAVEAAGSALAKWQGLGGHGRAQVLYFLAENLAQRRAEFAGFASPAEVDAAIRRCFFYAGFADKYDGATVAAKPGHLCHVQPEPHGVMGLVAPTAAPLAGFMALVLPAIAMGNAVVAIPSQDRPMAALTLAQVLACSDVPGGVVNIVSGPRDALAGALAAHDGVSAIWHAGQGEGLAEVQRTAAETLIPVWTPEPRDWTDAKAQGREFLRAASRSKTIWLPYGALPAGTGSAAY
- a CDS encoding FMN-binding negative transcriptional regulator; amino-acid sequence: MYVPPHFHEIRPDEIAAIIETAPLACIVAQTGKGLVANHIPLLAAPDGTLIGHVALANDMHRLIADGQEVLAIFRGEDAYVSPNFYPSKAEHHRHVPTWNYQVVHAYGAISFQHDDHAKRAAVGLLTRKHERRLNGTQAWRMADAPADYLQQMLNGIVAFRIALRRTLAKSKLSQNREPRDYLGTIAGLKASGYQAMAERMAKRLPGED
- a CDS encoding TIM barrel protein, whose translation is MARFAANLTYLFTELPMQQRFAAARRAGFHGVEILFPYDLAVKELTRAAQAAGVEFVLMNTPPPNWAGGPRGFAAEPGNEARFRSDFDRAMRFARALGVQHLHVMAGKAAGAAARRTLVANLRWACARAPQASLTIEPMNGEDMPGYFLDCFDLAAEIVEEVGAANLGLQFDAYQAQMIHGDALEIWQRHAGRVRHIQVAGCPGRHEPRQGDAHFAELLRAVDGSGYQGWVGAEYSPRTSTEAGLRWLRSA
- a CDS encoding DUF1285 domain-containing protein, whose translation is MVEKTDNSVSDASGIAAAASRASKKGPPPVHLWNPPFCGDLDMEIRADGSWFYNGTPIGRPEMVRLFASILKREGNDYFLVTPVEKVGIRVVDAPFVAVDAEIGEEISFTTNVADRVIAGPEHAIALRGTVEEPRPYVHIRRGLWALIDRKTFYRLADAAMPGENGRMEVRSGGTAFPLEP
- a CDS encoding MoxR family ATPase, with product MAEDEKLVSEILTLTDRLAQVRASVERRFVGQHAVVEQVLAAILSGGHALLVGQPGLGKTMLVDTLATVLGLDTARIQFTPDLMPADILGSEVLDIRPDGTRAFRFIEGPVFTQLLMADEINRASPRTQSALLQAMQESEVTIGGEHRPLGRPFHVLATQNPIEQEGTYPLPEAQLDRFLLQIDVDYPDRDTERAILLATTGVEQGRAHAVFDAAGLVAAQALIRRMPVGETVLNAILDLVRAARPGAPEAPGWMADTLVWGPGPRAAQALTLVTRARAALNGRFAPTLDDVEAMAAPVLRHRMALSFAARARGDGIEGVIARLVGDRMQAAA
- a CDS encoding DUF58 domain-containing protein, which codes for MKPSADQLRARAEAASAALPALMLSAERLAAALVAGAHGQRRAGTGEDFWQYRPATAGDTARSIDWRRSARSDGQFVRDREAQVAQSAALWVSGAAGMDYAGGEDRPSKRDRADLLALALAMALLAGSERVALTGQPPRPGRLQAERIAEALIARQALDGDEDAPPAEALRPGQRVVLFDDFLGDPQPVLDYLGRAASLGVQGVLMQVLDPDEEGFPWGGAVLFRSASGALRHDTRDAAGLRGAYLARLAERRELLQRAALTAGWHFGSHDTAAPPAQALLWLWSVLEG
- a CDS encoding BatA domain-containing protein, translated to MLVLGPLGFLTPWLLAALAALPVLWLILRAMPPSPKLVRFPGTRLLLGLKDPHPVARHTPWWLLLLRVLAIAALILGFAGPVWKPSPDQGGQGPLLIVMDAGWAAAPDWPQRQERALRALDQAAAAGQPAALMVADGRAEGALAFQPASELAGQLRALRPAAWETRYPADPDAALAEAPAALSVLWLSDGLDHDGRADWLAALSGRGRVTVVPPQGPRLALEPVAGDRPALRLRVTGGGPVPEVLAMGLDPQGVPRELARLKPGVPESGVQGGVASYLIPITLPSELRNRITRFEVEGQVSAGAVVLADDSMRRRKVALVGDDRAREGQRLLSPMHYLRRSLAPSTDLIEGGLGDVLQASPDVIVIADQLGLAEQAELRDWVEAGGLLVRFSGPRMAASDRLSEEALLPVRLRAGGRDIGGALSWGEPRGIRPFAADGPFAGLAVPRDATVRAQLLAEPAPDLAERTIAQLSDGTPLVTRAPLGQGQLVLFHTTANAEWSNLAISGLFVEMLDRLVRSARASAAAPEVEAAEQPFWLPELVLDGFGRSAEPGNPVPVAAADFAKGPAPGAPAGLYRGGERMAALNAGGPIALADWPGARIESAAQAPGLDLRGWLVALAAALFALDALGSAWLARGTRRGRDRGFA